Below is a genomic region from Rhodococcus sp. WMMA185.
AAGGCCCCTTCTCGTCGACACCCGTGTCCCCTGCCCGCTCGGTTTTGGACGTAACGGGCCGGAATGGTACTACCAGGATCGGTCAACTCTGCAGTCGGTCGTCGCGAGCGAACAGTGATCGGTATACCAGTGCACCCACCACGCCGCCGATCAGCGGAAACACGATGAACAGCCACAACTGGGGCAGCGCACCATTCTGGTAAGGCGCGACAGCGAGACTGCGAACCGGGTTCACGGACGTGTTGTCGATCGGGATGGACGCGAGGTTGATCACAGCGAGCGCGAATCCGATCGAGACGCCGGCGAGGGCCACACTCGAGATCCGGTCGGTCGATGCGAGGATCACGAACACCAATATCGCGGTGAACACGATCTCGACGGTCATCGCCGCACCGATGCCGTATCCGTGTGTAATAGTCCCGCCGAGCGGCCCTTCGGTGGCGGACGGGCTGTGCTCACCCCAGCCATTGGCTGCCAGACCGTCCTCGGCTCGGTCATAAGACGGAAGGCTTTGTGCGATAAGGTAAATCACGGCACCTGCGACAAGGCCACCGAGGACTTGCGCAGCAATGTACACGCTCGCCTTTGCCACGGACAACCGACCGAGAACGAACTGCCCGACGGTGACGGCAGGGTTGACATGACAGCCCGATATCGAACCGATCGAGTAGACGAGGAAAGCAAGCGTCAGTCCGAATGCCATTGCCACACCGAGGTTCCCGACCTTGTCCCCCGCGAATACGGCGGTACCCACAGCAGAGAAAACCAGGATGAACGTGCCGATCGCCTCGGCGCCGAAAATCTCGAGATCCGAGACGGGTTCGACTTCTGCGTATTCCTTCGAGGTTGGAGACATTGAACCCACCTTCATCGAAATGGATTGTCAGTCTTGCTCGAAACAGTCCTTTCAGTGACTTTACGCACGCCGTGAGATCCCCACAACACATTCCATGCAGGCATCGACATCCTCAGGTGCAAATCGTTATAAGAAGGGTCCGTTCATTCTTCGCATCGGGAAGGACCGATCCCGTCCAGCTCTCGACCCCTAATTCGTCGAGCAAGCGCACCGGCAGCTCGAGCGGGCACTCCAGTGCGCCGCGACATCGGTGATCAACGCAGCGCGCGATTCCCGACAGGTTGCAAGTTGACCGATCAGCCGAGGCTCTCGTTGCGTTGCAACCAGCCGGCAAGGTCTTCGACATCGGGATCCAATTCCCGGGTACGGCCGAAGTCGGCGCGGTGGGCCGGGAGCTTGCTGAGCCAGCGGAACATGATCTTCATGTCCTCGTCGTCGCCGAACATCTGCGGCGGGGCCGGGACGGCCTCGACGGCAACACCGAGCCGTTGCCCAACCAGGTTCGCGATCTGCTCCGCGGTCAGCTCATCACCAGCGATTTCGATCGGGGCGGTGTCGGGGTCGGAAGCGGCCAGCAGAGCGGCAGCAACCCGACCGATATCGCGCACGGACACCATCTGGAGGGGGACATCTGCTGGTATGGGGATACCGACCGTTGCCCGGTCGCCATTGCGGACGATCATGTAGGTCAGATTCTCCATGAAGAACGTCGGGCGGACGATGTTGAGCGGCACCAGTCCGGCCAGGTACTCCTCCACCCGCGCCTTGCTCTCGAAATGCGGTATGCCCGTGTGGCGTTCGGCGCCACCAACCGAGCTGTAGACCAGAAAAGGTAGCTGCACAGCGCGTGCGGCATCACCGATGGTCTTTCCGTGTACGGTTTCGCCGTTGGGCCCGGCGGGGCCGTCGATGGTCGTCATGGCAAATGCCGCTGCAGCCCCTTCGAACGCCCGCCTCACAGAGGGCTGGTCGTCGAGGTCGGCGGCCACGACATGCACCCCGCGGTGGGCAAGCGCTCGAGCAGCAGGGCTCTCGACGTTCCGGGTAAGCGCACGGACGGGGATCCGCCGTTCGAGGAGCGCATCGACTGTGGCCGACCCCTGTTGCCCGGTAGCGCCGATCACGGCGACAGGCGCCCGCTCTGGCTCGGTGCGGTCCCACTTGCTCACCGGTATCACCCTCCCCCTTCGCGTCACCACCCTATCCACTGCGCTCGATCTCCCACCGGTTATCCACGGTCCTGTGATCTGTCCGGAATCGTGATTGTGGCGACGTGACCGCACGAAGGGCACATCAGAAGCCCACGCAATCGGCACAGGTTTGGGATCAGCCACCCATCACTGGTAATCTCATCTGTCGGTGCATACGTGTGCGCCCATAATCTTCTCTACAAGCAGATCGAGACGACAGGATTTTAGGCGTGGCCAACATCAAGTCCCAGGTGAAGCGGATCCGTACCAACGAGGCGGCCCGACTCCGCAACCAGTCGGTGAAGTCCTCGCTGCGTACGGCAATCCGCTCGTTCCGCGAGGCCGCGGCAGCCGGCGACAAGGACAAGGCCAACGAGCTCCTCATCTCCACCAGCCGCAAGCTCGACAAGGCAGCCAGCAAGGGCGTTATCCACGCCAACCAGGCTGCCAACAAGAAGTCCGCTCTCGCGAAGGCGGCCAACAAGATCTGACGGACCTTCCGTCATAGGCTCTACAGAAGCCGCCCGATCAGGGGATCGGGCGGCTTCTGTTGTGTCTCGATCACACCCGGCGTAGCTGTGCGACGCGCCCCACCGCCTTCTCAACGGCGTAATCGGGGTCGGCGGCGCCTCCCTTGACATCGGCATTCAACGTGGCGACGATCCGCAGCGCCTCACCGAGTGATGCGGGTGTCCATCCGCGTGCCGCCGCCTGCGCCTTCTTGATCTTCCATGGCGGCATACCCAGCTCCGAAGCCATCCGGAAGGGATCAACCCGCCCCATCGGGGCAACCCGAGCGATCGCGTGCACCGCATCGGCGAGAGCGTCCGCCAGCAGCACGTGCGGGACGCCCTTCAGCATCGCCCACCGCAAAGCCTCGCCGGCTCCGGCGCTGTCGCCGGCGACAGCCAAGTCAGCGACGTCGAACCCGCTGACCTCGGCCTTACCCGAGTAGTACCGCTGGACGGCCGCGACGTCGATCTTCCCGCCGGTGTCGGCCGCGAGCTGTGAGCACGCTGCCGCCAGCTCGCGGAGGTTCGAGCCGACGCCCTCGAATACACTGCGCACCGCGTCCGGCGACACACGGACACCGAGAGAACGGAACTCTTCACGGATAAACCCGATGATGTCGCCCGCCTTCGGTTTGGCGCAGGGGTGTACCACCGCGCCGGACTTCTCGAGAGCCCCCACCATCGCCTTCGCCCTCCCACCACCCGAATGCACAACGAGGAGGAAGACGCCGGGAGGCGGATCACCCGCTGCGGCCTGGACGGCTGCCACAGCATCCTTGCCCGCCTCGGCGGCCGCCTCCAGCACCACCACTCGGTCTTCGGCGAAGAGGGACGGACTGAGC
It encodes:
- a CDS encoding NmrA/HSCARG family protein, whose translation is MSKWDRTEPERAPVAVIGATGQQGSATVDALLERRIPVRALTRNVESPAARALAHRGVHVVAADLDDQPSVRRAFEGAAAAFAMTTIDGPAGPNGETVHGKTIGDAARAVQLPFLVYSSVGGAERHTGIPHFESKARVEEYLAGLVPLNIVRPTFFMENLTYMIVRNGDRATVGIPIPADVPLQMVSVRDIGRVAAALLAASDPDTAPIEIAGDELTAEQIANLVGQRLGVAVEAVPAPPQMFGDDEDMKIMFRWLSKLPAHRADFGRTRELDPDVEDLAGWLQRNESLG
- the rpsT gene encoding 30S ribosomal protein S20 produces the protein MANIKSQVKRIRTNEAARLRNQSVKSSLRTAIRSFREAAAAGDKDKANELLISTSRKLDKAASKGVIHANQAANKKSALAKAANKI
- the holA gene encoding DNA polymerase III subunit delta; this encodes MSTSTQPEQLHLILGDEEFLVDRAVARVINQVRAAAEVADGAELPVNRLRAGDAGAAELAELLSPSLFAEDRVVVLEAAAEAGKDAVAAVQAAAGDPPPGVFLLVVHSGGGRAKAMVGALEKSGAVVHPCAKPKAGDIIGFIREEFRSLGVRVSPDAVRSVFEGVGSNLRELAAACSQLAADTGGKIDVAAVQRYYSGKAEVSGFDVADLAVAGDSAGAGEALRWAMLKGVPHVLLADALADAVHAIARVAPMGRVDPFRMASELGMPPWKIKKAQAAARGWTPASLGEALRIVATLNADVKGGAADPDYAVEKAVGRVAQLRRV
- a CDS encoding aquaporin codes for the protein MSPTSKEYAEVEPVSDLEIFGAEAIGTFILVFSAVGTAVFAGDKVGNLGVAMAFGLTLAFLVYSIGSISGCHVNPAVTVGQFVLGRLSVAKASVYIAAQVLGGLVAGAVIYLIAQSLPSYDRAEDGLAANGWGEHSPSATEGPLGGTITHGYGIGAAMTVEIVFTAILVFVILASTDRISSVALAGVSIGFALAVINLASIPIDNTSVNPVRSLAVAPYQNGALPQLWLFIVFPLIGGVVGALVYRSLFARDDRLQS